GAAAGCCTATAGAACTTGTAATAAGAGACTATGGGATAAGACAAAAAGATATAATAAAATTAGCAAGTAATGAAAATCCACTTGGGACTTCTAAAAAAGTAATAAAAGCTATAAAAAAAGAAGCAAAAAATTCATATAGATATCCAGATGATTCTATGTTTGAGCTAAAAAAATCACTAGCTAAAAAATATAAAGTAGATTCTAAAAATATCATCATAGGGCAGGGTAGCGATCAAATTATAGAATTGCTAGTTCAAGCTACTTGTGGCAGTGAGGATAAAATACTAACAAGCTCTTTGACATTTGCTATGTATGAGATTTATGCTTCACATAATCAAGCAAAAGTCTTAAAGACAAAAGATGGAGTGCATAATGCAGATCAATTTATAGAAATTTATCAAAAATCAAAGCCAAATTTAGTATTTTTATGTATTCCAAATAATCCTCTTGGAGATTGTTTGGATAGAAGTGAAGTTTATAGAATCTTAGATTCTATATCAAGCGATACGATTGTAGCTCTTGATTGTGCTTATGGCGAATTTGCTGCATATAAAGATAAAAATAAAGAGATAAAACCAAAAGAAATAATCAAAAAATATAAAAATTGCATTTATCTTGGCACTTTTTCAAAATTATATGGCTTAGGTGGGCTTAGAATTGGATATGGAATAGCAGATTCTAATTTTATAGAGATGTTATCAAAACTTAGAGCACCATTTAATATCACAAATCTTTCGCTAAAAGCGGCTATTATTGCATTAGAAGATTCTACTTTTCTAAAAAATAGCCTTAAAAATAACTTTAAAGAAATGAAAGTGTATGAAGATTTTGCCAAAAGCAAAAATATAGATTTTATAGAATCTTATACAAATTTTATTACATTTATGTTGCCAAAAAGTATAGATTCTAGTAGCTTATGTGAATATCTTTTAAAACAAGGTGTAATAATTAGAGATTTAAAATCATATGGAATAAATGCAATAAGAATCACAATAGGTTTAAGAGAACAAAATAAAACAACTATAAAATTAATAGATAAATATTTAAAAAGGTAACAATTGGATATAAAGGGATTATTTAATCAGTTTTTACGATTATATGAGAGATTAAATAAACGACAAAGAATAGTCATTATAGGTGGCATTGTTGTTGTTGTATTGTTTCTTTCATATTTTGTCGTATTTTCTATAAATCAAAGGAATGAAAATAACAATTATGATGTCCTTTTTGAAGGACTAAGCTCAAGTGATAATGCTTTGGTGATTCAACACTTGCAAAGCAATAATATCCCTTATAAGATTCCAAAAGAAGATACGATTTTAGTTCCAAAAGATGTAGTATATGAGCAAAGAATAGCCCTAAGCAGCAATGGTATTCCAAAAAATAGTAAAGTTGGCTTTGAGATATTTAATGAGCAATCTTTTGGAATGACAGAATTTGAACAGCAAGTAAAATTGATAAGAGCAACAGAGGGCGAATTATCAAGGACGATTGAAAGTCTAAAGCCAATAGATCATGCCACCGTCCATATAGCTTTGCCAAAAGATAGTGTTTTTGTAAGTCAAGAAGTCCTGCCAACAGCCTCTGTTGTGTTAAATATTCGTCCAAATATGTATCTTTCTGCTTCTCAAATAGATGGTATCAAGAATCTTGTATCATCTGCCGTATCAAAGCTTACTAAAGAAAATGTAACTATTGTTAATCAAAATGGTGAGACTTTAGGTTCAAATGATGAAAATACTATCACATCGGAAGCTATAAATACACAATTAAAATATAAAAATAATTATGAAAAGATTCTAGAAGACAAGATCTTAGATGTTTTATCACTTGTTGTAGGTGGAAAAGATAGAGTTGTAGCAAAAGTTACTGCAGAATTTGATTTCTCACAAAAAAATAGCACACAAGAGATATTTGATCCAAATAATGTAGTGCGAAGCGAGCAGAATCTTGAAGAAAGAAGACAAGGAGGAAAAGAGCCAGAGATAGGAGGCGTCCCTGGTGCAGTTAGTAATATTGGTCCTGTTCAAGGGCTAGATTCAATAGAATCTAGAGAATTGTATGAAAAAAATCAAACTACCACAAATTATGAAATAAGCAAAACTATATCCCAAATAAAGGGTGAATTTGGCACATTAAAGCGACTAAGTGCTGCCGTTGTAGTTGATGGTGATTATGAATTAGTAAATGAAAATGGAACACAAAAATTATCATATATTCCAATTAGTGCCGAAAAGATGAGCGAAATAAGCAATCTAGTAAAACAAGCTATAGGGTTTTCTGAAACTAGAGGTGATGAAGTTAGTGTAAGTAACTTCAAGCTAAATTCAGCTACAGATTCCTACAAACCAAAAACTACATTAGAAAAGCTTGCAGCTACCTTATCTCCATTTATTCCACTTTTGAAATATATACTTGTTGCAATTATTATCTTTATTTTTTACAAAAAGATTATTGCACCATTTGCAGAAAGAATGCTTGATGTTTCAGATAATGTCGAAGATGATGTTGAATCCTTGCTTAAAATTGATGATAGTGAGGAAGAAAGTAATAGAATAAATGATATGAGAAAGAAAATCGAAGATCAACTTGGACTTGGCAATTTTAATGAAGATGAAATCAAATATGATGTGTTATTAGAAAAAATGAAAACTATGGTTGCAGAAAATCCAAGTGAAGTGGCAAATTTATTTCAAACCTTGATACATGATGAATTAGGGATAGAAGAAATTAGTAGCAAGAAAGGAGAATAAATGGCTTTCAATCTAACACCAAAGCAACGTGCGCAATATGATGAATTCTCTATGGCAGAAAAAATTGCAATTTTATTAATTCAACTAGGTGATGGTATCACAGGTGATATTTTCGCTCACTTAGATATAGATTCTATTACA
Above is a window of Helicobacter sp. MIT 99-5507 DNA encoding:
- the hisC gene encoding histidinol-phosphate transaminase, giving the protein MGFKKHLSSLKSYEAGKPIELVIRDYGIRQKDIIKLASNENPLGTSKKVIKAIKKEAKNSYRYPDDSMFELKKSLAKKYKVDSKNIIIGQGSDQIIELLVQATCGSEDKILTSSLTFAMYEIYASHNQAKVLKTKDGVHNADQFIEIYQKSKPNLVFLCIPNNPLGDCLDRSEVYRILDSISSDTIVALDCAYGEFAAYKDKNKEIKPKEIIKKYKNCIYLGTFSKLYGLGGLRIGYGIADSNFIEMLSKLRAPFNITNLSLKAAIIALEDSTFLKNSLKNNFKEMKVYEDFAKSKNIDFIESYTNFITFMLPKSIDSSSLCEYLLKQGVIIRDLKSYGINAIRITIGLREQNKTTIKLIDKYLKR
- the fliF gene encoding flagellar basal-body MS-ring/collar protein FliF translates to MDIKGLFNQFLRLYERLNKRQRIVIIGGIVVVVLFLSYFVVFSINQRNENNNYDVLFEGLSSSDNALVIQHLQSNNIPYKIPKEDTILVPKDVVYEQRIALSSNGIPKNSKVGFEIFNEQSFGMTEFEQQVKLIRATEGELSRTIESLKPIDHATVHIALPKDSVFVSQEVLPTASVVLNIRPNMYLSASQIDGIKNLVSSAVSKLTKENVTIVNQNGETLGSNDENTITSEAINTQLKYKNNYEKILEDKILDVLSLVVGGKDRVVAKVTAEFDFSQKNSTQEIFDPNNVVRSEQNLEERRQGGKEPEIGGVPGAVSNIGPVQGLDSIESRELYEKNQTTTNYEISKTISQIKGEFGTLKRLSAAVVVDGDYELVNENGTQKLSYIPISAEKMSEISNLVKQAIGFSETRGDEVSVSNFKLNSATDSYKPKTTLEKLAATLSPFIPLLKYILVAIIIFIFYKKIIAPFAERMLDVSDNVEDDVESLLKIDDSEEESNRINDMRKKIEDQLGLGNFNEDEIKYDVLLEKMKTMVAENPSEVANLFQTLIHDELGIEEISSKKGE